From one Oscillospiraceae bacterium genomic stretch:
- a CDS encoding ubiquitin-like domain-containing protein codes for MRQINQTASEFKNAVRNAAAKKFNAVKRTLSAAGVFCAAGFIAFAAGQTSNQVIINTDGAQKTVYTMRTSAESILAQNFIPVGDNDEVLCLYDDTGSITEIVIHSAFDVTIEADGTETTVEMVRGTVADAFKKADITVGEYDTVNYALTDEVTPDMHIVLTRVEIVVTVTTEPVAYETKYYETTLLKDGQTKVERAGVNGEKTITVTETYSNGVLVDTKTKEKVTLKPVTAKVIVGNSDAPPLSSMVFDDIILDENGIPTEYTQLIVGEATAYGANDGNKTSTGVKPAIGYIAVNPKVIPYGSRLYIRSVDGKHIYGFAIAADTGPSVLKNITVADLFLGSEVEIDYWGRRDIEIYILP; via the coding sequence ATGCGACAAATCAACCAAACGGCGTCGGAATTCAAAAACGCCGTACGAAATGCCGCAGCGAAAAAGTTCAACGCGGTTAAGCGAACACTCAGCGCGGCAGGCGTCTTCTGCGCCGCCGGATTCATCGCCTTCGCTGCAGGGCAAACCTCAAATCAGGTTATCATCAACACAGACGGTGCACAAAAAACCGTCTATACCATGCGCACCAGCGCCGAATCCATTTTGGCGCAAAACTTTATCCCCGTCGGAGATAACGACGAAGTCCTGTGTCTGTACGACGACACGGGCAGCATAACGGAAATTGTCATCCATTCCGCCTTCGATGTCACCATCGAAGCCGACGGCACCGAAACCACCGTGGAAATGGTACGCGGTACGGTGGCCGATGCCTTTAAAAAGGCCGATATCACAGTCGGCGAATACGACACCGTCAACTATGCGCTCACCGATGAGGTCACTCCGGACATGCACATTGTTTTAACACGTGTCGAAATCGTCGTCACCGTCACCACCGAACCGGTCGCCTATGAGACCAAGTATTACGAGACTACGCTTCTCAAAGACGGGCAGACAAAAGTCGAACGTGCCGGCGTCAACGGTGAAAAGACCATCACGGTCACCGAAACCTACAGTAACGGCGTCCTGGTCGACACCAAGACCAAGGAAAAAGTCACGCTCAAACCGGTCACCGCAAAAGTGATTGTCGGCAACAGCGATGCCCCGCCGTTATCGTCAATGGTCTTTGACGATATCATCCTCGACGAAAACGGCATTCCGACCGAATATACCCAGTTAATCGTCGGTGAGGCCACGGCTTACGGTGCCAACGACGGCAACAAAACCTCAACCGGCGTCAAACCGGCCATCGGCTATATTGCAGTCAACCCGAAAGTCATCCCCTACGGCAGCCGACTCTATATCCGTTCGGTCGACGGCAAGCATATCTACGGATTTGCCATCGCAGCCGACACAGGTCCCTCGGTGTTGAAAAATATCACCGTTGCGGATCTCTTCCTGGGTTCTGAAGTCGAAATCGACTACTGGGGCCGCCGTGACATTGAGATCTATATTTTACCTTAA
- a CDS encoding S41 family peptidase, with amino-acid sequence MNKKYSFGTLLCAILLVAALTFSATMAFSTMAYNKKILNLYERQSMYEKLEELDRIARYDSIYDIDETLLTQGLMEGYLAGIGDSEATYTSAADAKTLSQGLGIESGIGVKTVRTGSKYLYVYEVLEGSGASVSGIAVGDTIIKIDSKDVTQLTDTEAYVLLHAAEGNEVKIDFYRGGEQFSLTPVSQAYSTTPVTYHILDYSIGYMRITDFDANTYNQFIKAINNMNSEPITGLIIDLRHTAGGDIETAAQMLDRLLPEGDIMSKTLRDGTVELVYTSDRLEFNLPVAVLVDNATAGPAELFAAAMADYGKASIVGTRTAGQGTIKQTFTLSDGSKVLLSTAIINPPKSATFNEIGVKPDYTVDPLGTSDYDFYTTTTENDTQYKKAYDIVYSQIDLTALNTTPIITDIPEGY; translated from the coding sequence TTGAACAAAAAGTACTCGTTCGGCACACTTTTATGCGCAATATTGCTGGTCGCGGCATTGACCTTTTCGGCCACGATGGCCTTTTCGACAATGGCTTACAATAAAAAAATCCTCAACCTCTACGAGCGCCAGTCCATGTATGAGAAGCTTGAGGAACTGGATCGAATTGCCCGCTATGACAGCATCTACGATATTGATGAAACCCTGCTTACGCAGGGGTTGATGGAGGGTTATCTGGCCGGAATCGGCGACAGCGAGGCCACTTACACGTCTGCCGCTGATGCCAAGACACTCTCACAGGGGTTGGGAATCGAAAGCGGGATCGGTGTTAAAACGGTTCGTACCGGTTCAAAATATCTGTATGTTTATGAGGTGTTGGAGGGGTCCGGCGCATCGGTCTCGGGGATTGCCGTGGGAGATACGATTATCAAGATCGATTCCAAAGACGTCACACAATTGACTGATACCGAGGCCTATGTGCTGCTGCACGCGGCTGAGGGCAATGAGGTTAAGATCGATTTTTATCGCGGCGGAGAGCAGTTCTCACTGACCCCCGTCTCACAGGCCTATTCGACCACACCGGTTACCTATCATATTCTCGATTATTCCATCGGTTATATGCGAATTACCGATTTTGACGCAAATACTTACAACCAGTTTATCAAGGCGATCAACAACATGAATTCAGAGCCGATTACAGGTTTGATCATCGACCTGCGCCATACCGCGGGCGGTGACATTGAAACGGCTGCGCAGATGCTTGACCGGTTGCTGCCCGAGGGCGACATCATGTCAAAGACCCTGCGGGACGGCACGGTTGAACTGGTCTATACTTCAGACCGGTTGGAATTTAATCTTCCCGTTGCCGTTTTGGTGGACAACGCCACAGCGGGTCCCGCAGAACTGTTTGCGGCGGCAATGGCAGACTACGGCAAGGCAAGCATCGTCGGGACGCGTACCGCCGGGCAGGGTACCATCAAACAGACTTTTACGCTCTCCGACGGTTCAAAGGTATTGCTATCGACGGCAATTATCAACCCGCCCAAGAGCGCGACTTTTAATGAGATCGGCGTTAAGCCGGATTATACGGTCGATCCGCTTGGAACGAGCGATTACGATTTTTACACGACCACGACCGAAAATGACACACAGTATAAAAAGGCGTATGATATTGTCTATTCACAAATTGATTTGACTGCTCTTAATACGACGCCGATTATTACCGATATCCCCGAGGGATATTAA
- a CDS encoding peptidoglycan DD-metalloendopeptidase family protein has product MKKPVAALLLCFLMVLSLYIPSLSASSAVSDALSLGTSSEPAAGTAASSEESSTAASANESSAAASSEETSSVQSGSSDSSEMDEEDAQTVSDLTNAYDELQKKVEELEAEKEKLASEQKDVTKYLNALDDQIDATNDQLNLLNDEIDELNDKLDTLTARISEVEGDISSTLEIFKQRLRAIYMSGHATELELLLSSDNFVDFLTRAEILRRISEYDQKIVNQLIADKTELETLVVEAEDAKQTSQEKKVTVASKKQELNTQYDEQEEYLDKLKEDKAAYEAYIKQYQAEMEEAQAEIDAILAKYADDGDYVGGDFVWPLPGFTKITSPYGPRPSMGDFHTGSDIAGRNAAGDLCYGYPVVAAASGTVIAVRNLGSKSYGRYIIIDHGGGCKTLYAHLSKVEVSEGDVVTAGQEIGKAGSTGNSTGAHLHFELWLDNERVDPMDHLTIPSYN; this is encoded by the coding sequence ATGAAAAAGCCGGTTGCCGCACTTTTACTCTGCTTTTTGATGGTTCTGTCCTTATATATTCCGTCGCTGTCGGCATCTTCCGCCGTTTCGGACGCATTGTCGCTCGGGACGTCTTCTGAACCAGCTGCCGGTACGGCCGCTTCCTCCGAAGAATCGTCGACTGCCGCATCGGCCAACGAATCCTCCGCGGCGGCGAGTTCTGAAGAGACCTCATCTGTGCAAAGTGGATCATCCGATTCTTCTGAAATGGACGAAGAGGACGCGCAAACAGTCAGCGATCTGACCAATGCCTATGACGAACTGCAGAAAAAGGTTGAAGAACTGGAAGCCGAAAAAGAGAAACTCGCCTCGGAGCAAAAGGATGTCACCAAATATCTGAACGCGCTGGACGATCAAATCGACGCGACCAATGATCAGCTCAACCTGCTCAACGATGAGATCGATGAACTGAATGACAAGCTTGACACCTTAACGGCACGCATCTCCGAAGTCGAGGGCGACATCTCATCGACACTGGAGATTTTTAAACAGCGTTTACGTGCGATTTATATGTCGGGACATGCGACCGAACTTGAACTTCTGTTGTCCTCCGATAATTTTGTGGACTTTTTGACGCGCGCTGAGATTTTACGGCGTATCTCCGAATATGACCAAAAAATCGTCAATCAGCTTATCGCCGATAAGACGGAGTTGGAGACCCTTGTCGTTGAAGCGGAGGATGCCAAACAGACCAGTCAGGAAAAGAAAGTTACCGTGGCTTCGAAAAAGCAAGAACTGAACACCCAATACGACGAACAGGAAGAATATTTGGATAAATTGAAAGAGGATAAGGCTGCATACGAGGCCTACATCAAACAGTATCAGGCGGAAATGGAAGAGGCTCAGGCGGAGATCGACGCCATTCTTGCCAAATATGCAGATGACGGCGATTATGTGGGCGGCGATTTCGTATGGCCGCTTCCGGGCTTTACCAAGATCACTTCGCCGTATGGACCGAGACCCAGTATGGGGGATTTCCACACCGGTAGCGATATTGCCGGCAGAAATGCGGCGGGCGATTTATGCTATGGCTATCCGGTTGTGGCGGCCGCAAGCGGTACCGTTATCGCCGTGCGCAATCTCGGCAGTAAGAGTTACGGGCGCTATATCATCATCGACCACGGCGGCGGATGCAAGACGTTGTATGCGCATCTGAGCAAAGTGGAGGTCAGCGAGGGCGACGTTGTCACCGCCGGACAGGAAATCGGGAAAGCCGGTTCCACCGGAAATTCCACCGGAGCGCATTTGCACTTTGAACTCTGGCTTGACAACGAACGCGTAGATCCGATGGACCACCTGACGATTCCGAGCTATAACTAG
- the ftsX gene encoding permease-like cell division protein FtsX produces MKNKSIGYLVRQGVKNIFSNGLMSFASVSVLCACLLLVGGAFLMYFNIQKGVEYVGSMGEIVLFVEDGTSELECSGIKRTLESLPELHDVQFISSSEGLEELKTEIAGGEELFSMLDGEDILPNSFKVKVKDPNDYDRMVLQLSQIYGISDVVANGKIANTLTNISTAIATFGVAVVVVLLVVSIFILINTIKLAMFTRRKEIYIMKMVGATNSFVRVPFFIEAVILGVFSALIAYLAVRFGYVGLEEYLSDLSINPIPWPNVAAAVLLSFLGAGFLVGMLSSSVSIKKYLKV; encoded by the coding sequence ATGAAGAACAAGAGTATCGGTTATCTGGTCAGACAGGGCGTCAAGAACATATTTTCCAACGGGCTGATGTCTTTTGCATCGGTCAGCGTGCTGTGTGCCTGCCTGCTGCTGGTGGGCGGCGCATTTTTAATGTATTTTAACATTCAAAAGGGTGTCGAATATGTCGGCAGCATGGGTGAGATCGTGCTGTTCGTCGAAGACGGTACCAGCGAATTGGAATGCAGCGGTATTAAAAGAACGCTTGAATCACTCCCAGAGCTGCATGATGTGCAGTTTATCTCGAGCAGCGAGGGACTGGAAGAATTAAAAACCGAAATCGCGGGCGGAGAAGAATTGTTCTCGATGCTCGATGGCGAGGATATCCTGCCGAACTCTTTTAAAGTCAAAGTCAAGGATCCCAATGATTATGACCGAATGGTTTTACAGCTGTCTCAGATTTACGGTATTTCCGACGTCGTGGCCAACGGTAAAATCGCCAATACGCTGACCAATATCAGTACCGCAATCGCCACGTTCGGCGTGGCCGTTGTGGTGGTATTGCTGGTGGTTTCGATCTTTATTTTGATTAATACGATCAAATTAGCCATGTTTACGCGGCGCAAAGAGATTTACATAATGAAGATGGTCGGCGCAACCAATTCGTTTGTACGGGTGCCGTTTTTTATAGAGGCTGTGATTCTGGGCGTTTTCAGCGCCTTGATCGCCTATCTTGCAGTGCGTTTCGGATATGTGGGATTGGAGGAATACCTGTCCGATCTGAGCATCAATCCGATTCCGTGGCCGAATGTCGCTGCGGCGGTTTTGCTGTCTTTTTTGGGCGCCGGATTTTTGGTCGGCATGCTGTCCAGTTCGGTCTCGATCAAGAAATATCTGAAGGTTTAG